A section of the Cololabis saira isolate AMF1-May2022 chromosome 6, fColSai1.1, whole genome shotgun sequence genome encodes:
- the LOC133446397 gene encoding dynein light chain Tctex-type 3-like, whose product MEEYNSGDDVIFNSDETSVLVKECVEGIIGGTDYNQNKVNQWTASIVEQSLTHLVKQGRPFKYIVNCTIMQKSGAGLHTANSCYWDTATDGSSTVRWENRTMYCVVSVFAVAAVL is encoded by the exons ATGGAGGAGTACAACTCTGGAGACGAT GTCATCTTCAATTCTGATGAGACGAGTGTCTTGGTGAAAGAG TGTGTGGAAGGCATCATCGGTGGGACAGATTATAACCAGAATAAAGTGAACCAGTGGACGGCCAGTATAGTCGAGCAGTCGCTGACTCACCTGGTGAAACAAGGACGGCCATTCAAATACATAG TGAACTGTACGATCATGCAGAAGAGCGGCGCAGGTCTCCACACGGCCAACTCCTGCTACTGGGACACGGCCACTGACG GCAGCTCCACCGTCAGGTGGGAGAACCGGACCATGTACTGCGTGGTCAGCGTGTTCGCGGTCGCCGCCGTGCTGTAA
- the xk gene encoding membrane transport protein XK: MHPASPPRWRSEARMRLPSSIFVSVSLFTAETTAALYLSSTYSSAGDQIWQALTLLFTLLPSVLVQLTLIFIHRDLSRDRPLVLLLHILQLGPVVRCLEAFCIYGSVGRVEEPYVSITRKKQMPRGGQAEEVERQVGQAEGKLFTHRAAFARTSVIQAFLGSAPQLTLQLYICVLQQGVSIGRGTLMVISLLSIVYGALRCNILAIKIKYDDYEVDIRPTAYLCIFLWRSFEIATRVVVLVLFSSVLQLWILPVVFLNFLVFFLYPWTLFWQSHSPFPENIEKTLTRVGTTIVLCMLTFLYAGINMFCWSAVQVKLNDPDLINKSQNWYRMAVYYMLRFVENASLLLLWYIFKTDFYKLICAPLLVLQLLIAYAMAIFFMLVFYQFCHPCRRLFSSSMTQGLWDCSSLLCLVCTSASAQRRPVAKAVLEPASTRRDPAKARGHDTASNSTDVPNDTTYDMLNDNIYDIPNDAGNSVGGGVNGDVGHSVSCDA, translated from the exons atgCATCCCGCATCCCCCCCCAGATGGCGGAGTGAGGCGAGGATGCGACTCCCCAGTTCCATCTTTGTGTCGGTGTCCCTGTTCACGGCCGAGACCACGGCGGCGCTGTACCTCAGCTCCACGTACAGCTCCGCCGGAGACCAGATCTGGCAGGCGCTCACGCTGCTGTTCACGCTGCTGCCGTCCGTGCTGGTGCAGCTCACCCTCATCTTCATCCACCGGGACCTGAGCAGAGACCGGCCGCTCGTCCTGCTGCTGCACATCCTGCAGCTCGGGCCCGTCGTCAG GTGTCTGGAGGCGTTCTGCATCTACGGCAGCGTGGGCCGCGTGGAGGAGCCTTATGTCAGCATCACCAGGAAGAAGCAGATGCCCCGCGGGGGCCAGGCCGAGGAGGTGGAGCGGCAGGTGGGGCAGGCGGAGGGCAAACTGTTTACGCACCGAGCGGCCTTCGCCCGCACCTCCGTCATCCAGGCCTTCTTGGGCTCGGCGCCCCAGCTCACCCTCCAGCTCTACATCTGCGTCCTGCAGCAGGGGGTGTCCATCGGAAGAG GCACGCTGATGGTGATCTCCCTCCTGTCCATCGTGTACGGCGCTCTGCGCTGCAACATCCTGGCCATTAAGATCAAGTACGACGACTACGAGGTGGACATCCGGCCCACGGCGTACCTGTGCATCTTCCTGTGGAGGAGCTTCGAGATCGCCACTCGCGTGGTAGTTCTGGTTCTCTTCAGCTCCGTGCTGCAGCTCTGGATCCTGCCGGTGGTTTTCCTCAACTTCCTCGTCTTCTTCCTGTACCCCTGGACCCTGTTCTGGCAGAGCCACTCGCCGTTCCCCGAGAACATTGAGAAAACCCTCACCAGGGTGGGGACCACCATCGTGCTGTGCATGCTCACCTTCCTCTACGCCGGCATCAACATGTTCTGCTGGTCGGCCGTGCAGGTCAAACTGAATGACCCTGACCTCATCAACAAGTCCCAGAACTGGTATCGCATGGCTGTTTACTACATGTTGCGTTTCGTGGAGAACGCCTCACTGCTCCTGCTGTGGTACATCTTCAAAACCGACTTCTACAAGTTGATCTGCGCCccgctgctggtgctgcagctgctgatCGCCTACGCCATGGCCATCTTCTTCATGCTGGTCTTCTACCAGTTCTGCCACCCGTGTCGGAGGCTCTTCTCCTCCAGCATGACGCAGGGCCTGTGGGACTGCTCGTCCCTCCTCTGCCTCGTGTGCACCTCGGCCTCGGCGCAGCGCAGGCCGGTGGCGAAGGCCGTGCTGGAGCCGGCCAGCACGCGCAGAGATCCGGCCAAGGCCCGGGGCCACGACACGGCCAGCAACAGCACGGACGTGCCCAACGACACCACGTACGACATGCTCAACGACAACATCTACGACATTCCCAATGACGCAGGCAACAGCGTGGGCGGTGGGGTCAACGGGGACGTGGGCCACAGTGTTTCCTGCGACGCTTAG